The Rhodopseudomonas julia DNA segment GGTCAGCTCTCGCGAGCGAAGTTCACGCTCACCTTGCCGAGCTCGCCGAAATCGCCCGTCACCGTCGAGCCGGGTTCCGGCACCACGATGCCCATCGTCGTTCCGGTCAGCACCCAATCGCCTTCCTGGAGCTGCAGCCCTTGCTCTGCGAGCCTTTCGGTCAGCCAGAGAAGCGAGTTGAGCGGCCCGCCCATGACGGCAGCACCTGAACCTTTATTCGTGACGACACCATCGCGAAGCCCCGAGACGGCTACCTCCGCCAGATCCTGACTGTCCCAGTTCTTGACCTGAGGGCCTAAGACGAAGGCACAATGGGCGCCGAAATCTGCGAGAACCGCCGGATAGCGTGTGAGTCCCTCGCCTTCGGTGCGGCGGCCCGCGACCTCCAAAGCGAGGTGACAGGCCGTGACCGCCTGGCGCAGGCTCGCCGGATTGGGCTTCGTGTCAAACATCGGATAGGTCTCGCCGATGCGGAAGGCGAATTCGCATTCGACGCCACGATAGTGCTTTTTCCACACAAGGGTGGTGCCATCGCGGCTGAGATCGCTCTCCACCATGGGCGCAAACCATGGGCCTGGCGCACCAGTCGCCTTTTGCGCCGCCTCGCTCGTTGAACCGATCTTGTAGCCGATCCGTCGTCCGCCATAGAGCACGACCGCGGCCGCCAGGATGTCTTCCGCCGCCTCGGCCTGATCGATGGCCGTGACGTCGACGGCCGCATATTCTCCCGACACCCGCGCCGCGGCCAGCGCCTTGGCGATATCCTCTTTGTTCATCCCAGCTCCAGTTCAGAATCTCTCAAAAGCAAGATAAGGTCTTTTCGTTTTCCGCGGCGGAAAGTCTCAGGCTATCGTCGCCCTCTTTGCGGGATAGGCCTCATGACGATGCGCGGTCAATCTGCCAGCTCTGGCAATTCAGTTCCCGGCGCGACACATGCCGCGCTGCCATGGGCCATCATCATCGCCGGCTGCACGGTGGCCCTTCTCACCTTTGGGCCCCGGTCGGCCATGGGCTTCTTCCAGATCCCGCTCCTCACAGAGAGGGGCTGGGACCGCACGACCTTCGGCCTCGCCATGGCGATCCAAAACATCGCCTGGGGCCTCGGCCAGCCTTTTTTCGGCGCCATCGCTGACCGCTTCGGCACGGCGCGCGTGCTGGTGGCGAGTGCCCTCCTCTATGCTGCCGGCCTCGTCATCATGTCCTACTCGCCGGCGCCTTTCTGGCTTCATGTCGGTGGCGGCGTTCTCGTCGGTCTTGCCGTGGCGGCCGGCTCCTTCGGCGTCGTCATGGCGGCTCTTGCCCGCCGCGTGCCACCGGAGCGGCGCTCCTTCGTCTTCGGCCTGGCGACCGCCGCGGGCTCGTTCGGCATGTTCGCCTTCGCACCGATTTCGCAGGCAATGATCGACGCACTCGGCTGGTCGGATGCCCTGATCGGTCTCGCGATCCTGATGGCGCTCATTCCGCTCGCCGCGATCCCCCTGCGCGGCCAGCCACGCCATCAACTCAATCCAGGAGAGACCGAACAGAGCGTCGCCGAAGCTCTTGCACAGGCGTTGCGCCATCGCAGCTTCGTGCTTTTGTTCACCGGCTTCTTCGTCTGCGGCTTCCAGGTCGCCTTCATCACCGCGCATTTTCCCGCCTATATCGCCGATCTCGGCCTGTCTCCGCGCTGGGCGGTGATCGCGATCAGTCTGATAGGCTTCTTCAA contains these protein-coding regions:
- a CDS encoding 2-keto-4-pentenoate hydratase, with translation MNKEDIAKALAAARVSGEYAAVDVTAIDQAEAAEDILAAAVVLYGGRRIGYKIGSTSEAAQKATGAPGPWFAPMVESDLSRDGTTLVWKKHYRGVECEFAFRIGETYPMFDTKPNPASLRQAVTACHLALEVAGRRTEGEGLTRYPAVLADFGAHCAFVLGPQVKNWDSQDLAEVAVSGLRDGVVTNKGSGAAVMGGPLNSLLWLTERLAEQGLQLQEGDWVLTGTTMGIVVPEPGSTVTGDFGELGKVSVNFARES
- a CDS encoding MFS transporter — encoded protein: MTMRGQSASSGNSVPGATHAALPWAIIIAGCTVALLTFGPRSAMGFFQIPLLTERGWDRTTFGLAMAIQNIAWGLGQPFFGAIADRFGTARVLVASALLYAAGLVIMSYSPAPFWLHVGGGVLVGLAVAAGSFGVVMAALARRVPPERRSFVFGLATAAGSFGMFAFAPISQAMIDALGWSDALIGLAILMALIPLAAIPLRGQPRHQLNPGETEQSVAEALAQALRHRSFVLLFTGFFVCGFQVAFITAHFPAYIADLGLSPRWAVIAISLIGFFNIIGSIASGAISERYSKPIFLALIYLARSLAVTIFLFAPPSPASVVIFSVVMGLLWLSTVPPTNALVAIMFGTRHLGFLGGIVFLSHQIGSFLGVWLGGYLYDKTGSYDEVWWLGVILGLFAAAVHWPIREQAAELRFAS